TTAGCGTCTTCGCTCTTCACATGCTCGTGAAAGGGTATATCAAGCCCAATATTGTCACCGGACTGATCTGCGTAGGAACCGGGTGCGCCAGCTTTTTTGCTCAGAACTGGATCGCAAGCAACATACTGGCCTTTTCTATCGCCGTCACAGCTCTTGAAAGGCTTCCTGTGAATGGGTTCACGACCTCTTTCATTCTGCTGATTGGCCTCTTCTTCTACGACATTTTCTGGGTTTTTGGGTCGGACGTCATGCTGAtggtggcgaccggcattGACGGACCAATAAAACTCGTGTTTCCTCAGACGATCTTTGGCGACTGCTCCAAGAAAAGCCTCCTTGGACTCGGTGACATCATTGTGCCTGGCCTTTTTATATGCCAAACGCTGGTGTTCTCGAAGGACTATGTGAGGAGGGGAAGCCTGTACTTTGCCACGTCGATGGTCGCGTACACTCTGAGTCTTGTGAACACTATGGCTGTTATGCTGATTTTCCAACATGGCCAGCCAGCGCTCCTCTTCATCGTACCATGGCTTCTCGTCACATTCTCTGCTGTCGCCGTGTACAACGGGGATGTCAAGGCGGCATGGAGCTTTGATATACTTAGTGTCTTCACAACCTCTTTAGAGAAGCCAGCGCGGGGTGAGCCGCATGCAGAACAGGAGGTATCCCTCTCCGCGTTTGTCTGCGAAGCTGTTTTGGATCTTTTCGGATTcgcaaaggaggaggcgccggcggagagcgagacggcggaggagtcgaagaagaagaaggaggcGTAGGAATGAGGAGACAGAATGTCGACGCGCGATGGATCACCTCCGCACGCGTGGTGCCCATTCCTCCatccgttttttttttgcacaTGGGCGCAGCTAACTGAACAAAAGGAGCGAAATCGTGTCGATACCAAACTAGAAGCCTGTCCGCAATGGCACTGAGGGGCTGGGATATTTCCACGGTTTGGCGAGCGCACGAGAATCAGACATAGACAAC
The nucleotide sequence above comes from Leishmania donovani BPK282A1 complete genome, chromosome 29. Encoded proteins:
- a CDS encoding signal peptide peptidase, putative, with amino-acid sequence MMKGKSDIALQTDEALSMPLNGSVMLFSLYVSLRFIPKEYFNILISFYLSLISVFALHMLVKGYIKPNIVTGLICVGTGCASFFAQNWIASNILAFSIAVTALERLPVNGFTTSFILLIGLFFYDIFWVFGSDVMLMVATGIDGPIKLVFPQTIFGDCSKKSLLGLGDIIVPGLFICQTLVFSKDYVRRGSLYFATSMVAYTLSLVNTMAVMLIFQHGQPALLFIVPWLLVTFSAVAVYNGDVKAAWSFDILSVFTTSLEKPARGEPHAEQEVSLSAFVCEAVLDLFGFAKEEAPAESETAEESKKKKEA